The following proteins are co-located in the Streptomyces sp. NBC_01198 genome:
- a CDS encoding helix-turn-helix domain-containing protein — protein MAETLKKGSRVTGAAREKLAADLKKKYDSGASIRALAEETGRSYGFVHRMLSESGVTLRGRGGATRGKKAVTA, from the coding sequence GTGGCCGAGACTCTGAAGAAGGGCAGCCGGGTGACCGGCGCCGCGCGCGAGAAGCTCGCGGCAGACCTGAAGAAGAAGTACGACTCCGGAGCCAGTATCCGGGCACTGGCCGAGGAGACCGGCCGGTCCTATGGATTCGTGCACCGGATGCTCAGCGAGTCCGGCGTGACCCTGCGCGGTCGCGGCGGGGCGACCCGGGGCAAGAAGGCGGTCACGGCCTGA
- a CDS encoding enoyl-CoA hydratase/isomerase family protein yields the protein MPDDKILLERDGVRLVLDRTGTVATITLCNPAKRNVQSPALWLALIEAGRLLPGQVRVAVLRAEGPSFSAGLDRQAFTPEGFDGGPSFLELGRGSEAELDTVISRYQQAFTWWRRTDLITVAAVQGHAIGAGFQLALACDLRVCADDVQFAMRETSLGLVPDLTGTKPLAELVGYGRALEICVTGRYVHAEEAERTGLANLVVPAADLDAALADLTAALLAPPRDAVNETKALLRTALIHTETEQFAAERAAQTRRLRSLAGAE from the coding sequence ATGCCCGATGACAAGATCCTGCTCGAACGCGACGGAGTCCGGCTCGTCCTGGACCGCACCGGCACCGTCGCCACGATCACCCTGTGCAACCCGGCCAAGCGCAACGTGCAGTCGCCCGCCCTGTGGCTGGCGCTGATCGAGGCGGGCCGGCTGCTGCCGGGGCAGGTACGGGTCGCGGTGCTGCGCGCCGAGGGCCCGTCCTTCTCCGCCGGTCTCGACCGGCAGGCGTTCACGCCCGAGGGGTTCGACGGCGGGCCGTCGTTCCTGGAGCTCGGGCGCGGGTCGGAGGCCGAGCTCGACACGGTCATCTCCCGGTATCAGCAGGCCTTCACCTGGTGGCGGCGCACCGACCTGATCACGGTCGCCGCCGTCCAGGGCCACGCCATCGGGGCCGGCTTCCAGCTCGCGCTGGCCTGCGACCTGCGGGTGTGCGCGGACGACGTGCAGTTCGCCATGCGCGAGACCAGCCTCGGGCTGGTGCCCGACCTCACCGGCACCAAGCCGCTGGCCGAGCTGGTCGGCTACGGCCGCGCGCTGGAGATCTGCGTGACCGGCCGCTACGTGCACGCCGAGGAGGCCGAGCGCACCGGGCTGGCCAACCTCGTGGTGCCGGCCGCCGACCTCGACGCCGCCCTCGCCGATCTGACGGCCGCCCTGCTTGCCCCGCCGCGCGACGCCGTCAACGAGACCAAGGCCCTGCTGCGTACTGCCCTGATCCACACCGAGACCGAGCAGTTCGCGGCCGAGCGCGCCGCCCAGACCCGGCGGCTGCGCAGCCTGGCCGGCGCCGAGTAG
- a CDS encoding nucleopolyhedrovirus P10 family protein produces the protein MDRLARTVREQVALGRLLPLGEAGDAAWITESAAVAALRRAAAVVPGVRLGAVALTVGEVAPEPERLGSAAPVGALPYLPLRITADFEASLDEPLPHTADRLRAALWAAAGERLGLPVASVDLAVTGLIDGEVIADPVLEGVVVDDGDPARELAGGPAAGDPAARVAAAALLVPGVVRLTRRLAGLGAGVRVRDTAAGEGDYACRRVQLQFAVAAGHRPYVVARAVTAAIKPVAVTDSPGPVLTAVVVTDTQ, from the coding sequence ATGGACCGACTGGCCAGGACCGTCAGGGAACAGGTGGCGCTGGGACGGCTCCTGCCGCTGGGCGAGGCCGGGGACGCCGCCTGGATCACCGAGAGCGCGGCCGTCGCCGCCCTGCGGCGGGCCGCGGCCGTCGTGCCCGGGGTACGGCTGGGCGCGGTGGCCCTGACGGTGGGTGAGGTCGCACCCGAGCCGGAACGGCTGGGCAGTGCCGCACCGGTGGGCGCGCTGCCGTATCTGCCGCTGCGTATCACCGCGGACTTCGAAGCGTCGCTCGACGAGCCGCTGCCGCACACCGCCGACCGGCTGCGGGCCGCGCTGTGGGCGGCGGCCGGCGAACGGCTGGGCCTGCCCGTCGCCTCGGTCGACCTCGCGGTCACCGGGCTGATCGACGGCGAGGTGATCGCGGACCCGGTGCTCGAAGGCGTCGTGGTGGACGACGGTGACCCGGCGCGCGAACTGGCCGGCGGTCCCGCTGCGGGCGATCCCGCAGCCCGGGTGGCGGCCGCCGCGCTGCTGGTGCCCGGTGTCGTGCGGCTGACCCGGCGGCTGGCCGGGCTCGGCGCCGGTGTCCGGGTCCGCGACACCGCGGCGGGCGAGGGCGACTACGCGTGCCGCCGGGTCCAGCTGCAGTTCGCGGTGGCGGCGGGCCACCGCCCGTACGTGGTGGCCCGGGCGGTGACCGCGGCGATCAAGCCGGTGGCGGTGACCGACTCCCCCGGTCCGGTGCTCACGGCGGTCGTGGTGACCGACACGCAGTGA
- a CDS encoding Asp23/Gls24 family envelope stress response protein, whose product MTDSAQHNRPEPDGSSLVADGGRTLDKGTAGGSARKALGDPASRGRTTIADGVVEKIAGLAARDVVGVHAMGTGLSRTFGAVRDRVPGSTRSVTRGVKAEVGEVQTALDLDIVVEYGVSIVEVARAVRENVIAAVERMTGLEVVEVNIAVGDVKLPDEDDDDDRDQRVQ is encoded by the coding sequence ATGACGGACAGCGCGCAGCACAACCGGCCGGAGCCCGACGGCTCGTCACTCGTGGCGGACGGCGGCAGGACCCTCGACAAGGGCACCGCGGGCGGCTCGGCCCGCAAGGCACTCGGTGACCCCGCGAGCCGCGGCCGCACCACCATCGCCGACGGAGTGGTGGAGAAGATCGCCGGGCTCGCCGCGCGTGACGTGGTGGGCGTCCACGCGATGGGCACCGGCTTGTCCCGTACGTTCGGCGCGGTGCGCGACCGCGTCCCCGGCAGCACCCGCTCGGTGACCCGCGGCGTCAAGGCCGAGGTCGGCGAGGTGCAGACCGCGCTCGACCTCGACATCGTCGTCGAGTACGGCGTGTCGATCGTCGAGGTCGCCCGCGCGGTGCGGGAGAACGTGATCGCCGCGGTCGAGCGGATGACCGGGCTGGAAGTCGTCGAGGTCAACATCGCGGTCGGTGACGTGAAGCTGCCGGACGAGGACGATGACGACGACCGTGACCAGCGGGTCCAGTAG
- a CDS encoding Asp23/Gls24 family envelope stress response protein — MVSAAPGQLPAAERGALRIADRVVAKIAAQAAGEVLAHAPGADLVPREAQPHAAVSVRKDTARLRLALELGYPANLGAVCATVRRHVTGRVEALTGMDVPEVAVEVERLHSAAARKDEGRVE; from the coding sequence ATGGTGTCAGCCGCGCCCGGGCAGCTCCCCGCCGCCGAACGCGGCGCCCTGCGGATCGCCGACCGGGTCGTCGCGAAGATCGCCGCACAGGCGGCCGGTGAGGTGCTTGCGCACGCGCCGGGCGCCGACCTGGTGCCGCGCGAGGCGCAACCGCACGCCGCGGTGTCGGTACGCAAGGACACCGCCCGGCTGCGGCTGGCCCTGGAGCTGGGGTATCCGGCGAATCTCGGGGCGGTGTGCGCCACGGTCCGCCGCCATGTCACCGGCAGGGTCGAGGCGCTGACGGGTATGGACGTGCCCGAGGTGGCCGTCGAGGTCGAGCGGCTGCACTCGGCAGCGGCCCGCAAGGACGAGGGGAGGGTCGAATGA
- a CDS encoding DUF6286 domain-containing protein, with protein MSDDSGSHVYRGQEPTRPDSENARVSIAKEPEVEPSADTSGLPGSGSSLKVRRFWSGRRLPAALAAAVIFGLAGLFLYDVASVRAGNKALQWRVSLAHQLATRHLDDIWITLGAAVAAALGLWMLILALTPGEREVLPMARSGSAGVRAGLDRHAAELVLRDRAMEVSGVRWAKVVVGRRKIKARATSHFRELEAVRSDLTSVLGEAVRQLGLARQPQLSIHLQRAEKKG; from the coding sequence ATGAGCGACGACTCCGGCAGCCATGTCTACCGTGGACAGGAACCGACCAGGCCCGACTCCGAGAACGCGCGGGTCAGCATCGCCAAGGAACCCGAGGTCGAGCCGTCCGCCGACACCTCCGGGCTGCCCGGCAGCGGCAGCAGCCTCAAGGTCCGCCGCTTCTGGTCCGGCCGCCGGCTCCCGGCCGCGCTGGCCGCCGCGGTGATCTTCGGCCTGGCCGGCCTGTTCCTCTACGACGTCGCCTCGGTCCGCGCCGGCAACAAGGCGCTGCAGTGGCGGGTCAGCCTCGCGCACCAGCTGGCCACCCGCCATCTGGACGACATCTGGATCACCCTCGGCGCCGCGGTGGCGGCCGCGCTGGGCCTGTGGATGCTCATCCTGGCCCTGACCCCCGGCGAGCGCGAGGTGCTGCCGATGGCCCGCAGCGGCTCGGCGGGCGTCCGCGCCGGACTGGACCGGCACGCGGCCGAACTGGTGCTGCGGGACCGGGCGATGGAGGTCTCCGGGGTGCGCTGGGCCAAGGTCGTCGTCGGCCGCCGCAAGATCAAGGCCCGCGCCACCTCGCACTTCCGCGAACTGGAGGCGGTGCGCAGCGATCTGACGTCCGTGCTCGGCGAGGCCGTACGGCAGCTGGGCCTGGCCAGGCAGCCGCAGCTGAGCATCCACTTGCAGCGGGCAGAGAAGAAGGGGTGA
- the amaP gene encoding alkaline shock response membrane anchor protein AmaP, translated as MRTTFNRVLLGLIGLILLVVGLAVLFGSFDLQRHWDFTVPDWWPITGPKDVLLTDHNRTRFRSDDWWWPVVIAVLAILFVAALWWLLAQARAKRLRQIRIDSGDGQGALLRGRALEDVLRSESEAYQGVEWSNAVLTRHRGTPAVRLVMGLAAHATPQDVVTGLDSEVLERARTSAGLPDLPAEARLRAVRHRAARVN; from the coding sequence ATGCGCACCACTTTCAACCGGGTCCTGCTCGGGCTGATCGGCCTGATCCTGCTGGTGGTGGGCCTGGCGGTGCTGTTCGGCAGCTTCGACCTGCAGCGCCACTGGGACTTCACGGTGCCCGACTGGTGGCCCATCACCGGCCCCAAGGACGTGCTGCTCACCGACCACAACAGGACCCGGTTCCGGTCCGACGACTGGTGGTGGCCGGTGGTCATCGCGGTGCTCGCGATCCTCTTCGTGGCCGCCCTGTGGTGGCTGCTGGCCCAGGCCCGCGCCAAGCGGCTGCGGCAGATCAGGATCGATAGCGGTGACGGCCAGGGCGCGCTGCTGCGCGGCCGGGCGCTGGAGGACGTGCTGCGCTCGGAGTCGGAGGCCTACCAGGGCGTCGAGTGGTCCAACGCGGTGCTCACCCGGCACCGCGGTACGCCGGCCGTGCGGCTGGTGATGGGCCTGGCCGCGCACGCCACCCCGCAGGACGTCGTCACCGGCCTGGACTCCGAGGTGCTGGAACGCGCGCGCACCTCCGCGGGCCTGCCCGACCTGCCCGCCGAGGCCCGCCTCCGCGCCGTCCGGCACCGCGCGGCCCGGGTCAACTGA
- a CDS encoding LamG domain-containing protein produces the protein MKRRRDRHGRRAVGVLLALALTLAGAATAGLAGPAAADSGTDPVDGHVTGLPADATPEARAVAQAQASGQPVVVGALTTPYAQTTANPDGTLTQDSTPTPTRVQQGGSWVAVDSTLKANGDGTLSAKASLNSLTLSGGGSAPLAKLTSPDGRTLSIGMPFPLPAPALDGDTAVYGDVLPDVDLDVTATDVGGIREVLVVRTAAAAANPALASLRLSTTGSGLTMQSDTTGGLQAVDATGAVEFVAPTPTMWDSSSPGVTAAKAAAKSAPTADAAAPQTVAGTDPSTPDGPGTGAQTAQIPVSASADAVTLTPSADILHGAGTHYPVYIDPSYLPWKAGAPTWTWVQSAHPDADNFGQYGSSHSSQPGVGVCGTYPDGGSCSPSDKERTYFQFNTASLHAVEDTLGAATLTVTQTYSADWSCTNKYSVRAYASSTAIGHGTNWGNQPGGSLVGTDSVGGTGSADCGDVAFDYNALGAVRTAMGGTNPGVVTFGIYGDESDANGLKRVSNKATLSVTYDSVPDLPTGFTASPTPRYASNNTNQGCETTANPTTSAFLGNPGAQGLQLKANVSSPTSPAQPVRGYFDLWDTDGTVASGYTGLAASGNQAVYTVPSSKLEDGGSYGWDVASDDGILTSAAAPSAHCHFRVDLTPPTVTVPTAPDLIPAGSLPVTFPPSGNGQVTGVFAGGGGWVPFTATDPAPHGTPSGLACMHWSFDPTLADAGWQCGAKLPTSAGLAVFPTHWGTNIVYIQAEDNAGNYSGIVPYAFYVPWNPHGPAPVFGDTTGDGSPDVVIPATDGNLYAHSVPGNTQATSPAVSLGAKAIDSPGGDVWKNYQISHRGSMRSGLNVDDLIVHKAGSPGMDFYFNPGNTGTDGRFDKKQEIAKPPCAGCTDYAADWSTTLQVVALGDVSSTSLDAGHFGHYTGLLTTETNSAGDAALWFYPTVAYGTLGAPVKVAATGWKNLDLMSPGDSAGTGRPGLWTRNRGTGDIDSYTLTTGTTSTDANGDPLDDPAPIVTGVSAGTKFGNLVTANDPLVGSDGDLTGDGIPDLWSVSSAGSLNIRPGTTATGAAGSPVTGTAAFYTIGSNGSAADQWPLRNSLADIDTGNPATAHGGTSWGTDHTGAATSAAVFDGSTGYLQSAHAAFDTSKSYTVSAWVKLGSTAATITAVSQSTVNHQAFYLGYQQSTHDWYFQTITTDATTGVGFPTAHGGTRDAAGQEQPAATGLWTLITGVYDADTHIQTLYVNGVAANTAAQNTTPVYATGGRLNIGANAIIGSTALYNQWNGSVADVRTYPAALTSDEVHHLYTTS, from the coding sequence GTGAAGCGCCGACGGGACAGGCACGGCAGACGGGCCGTCGGTGTCCTGCTGGCACTCGCACTCACGCTGGCGGGGGCGGCGACAGCGGGACTGGCAGGACCGGCGGCGGCCGACAGCGGTACCGATCCCGTCGACGGCCATGTCACCGGGCTTCCGGCGGACGCCACACCCGAGGCCCGGGCGGTGGCCCAGGCGCAGGCGAGCGGGCAGCCGGTCGTCGTCGGCGCGCTCACCACGCCGTACGCGCAGACCACCGCCAACCCGGACGGCACGCTCACCCAGGACAGCACCCCGACGCCCACCCGGGTCCAGCAGGGCGGCAGCTGGGTGGCGGTCGACAGCACGCTCAAGGCGAACGGCGACGGGACCCTGTCGGCCAAGGCCTCGCTCAACTCCCTGACCCTGTCCGGCGGCGGCAGCGCGCCGCTGGCGAAGCTGACCAGCCCGGACGGCAGGACGCTGTCGATCGGCATGCCCTTCCCCCTGCCCGCCCCCGCCCTGGACGGCGACACCGCCGTCTACGGCGACGTCCTGCCCGATGTCGACCTCGACGTCACCGCAACCGACGTCGGCGGCATCCGCGAGGTCCTGGTCGTCAGGACCGCGGCCGCAGCGGCGAACCCGGCGCTCGCCTCGCTGCGGCTGTCGACCACCGGCTCCGGGCTGACCATGCAGTCCGACACCACGGGCGGCCTGCAGGCGGTCGACGCCACCGGTGCCGTCGAGTTCGTCGCCCCCACCCCCACCATGTGGGACTCCAGCAGTCCCGGCGTGACCGCGGCGAAGGCCGCCGCCAAGTCCGCGCCGACGGCGGACGCCGCCGCGCCGCAGACCGTCGCGGGCACCGACCCCAGTACCCCCGATGGCCCCGGCACCGGGGCGCAGACCGCGCAGATCCCGGTCAGCGCCAGCGCGGACGCGGTCACCCTCACCCCGTCCGCCGACATCCTGCACGGCGCCGGCACGCACTACCCGGTCTACATCGACCCGTCCTACCTGCCGTGGAAGGCAGGCGCCCCCACCTGGACCTGGGTCCAGTCCGCCCACCCCGACGCGGACAACTTCGGGCAGTACGGCAGTTCCCACAGCTCGCAGCCGGGCGTCGGCGTGTGCGGGACCTACCCCGACGGCGGCAGTTGCTCACCCTCCGACAAGGAGCGCACCTACTTCCAGTTCAACACCGCGTCCCTGCACGCGGTCGAGGACACCCTCGGCGCTGCCACCCTGACGGTCACCCAGACGTACTCGGCGGACTGGAGCTGCACCAACAAGTACTCGGTACGCGCCTACGCGTCGAGCACCGCCATCGGCCACGGCACCAACTGGGGCAACCAGCCCGGCGGCAGCCTGGTCGGCACCGACAGCGTCGGCGGCACCGGATCGGCCGACTGCGGCGACGTCGCGTTCGACTACAATGCGCTGGGCGCCGTCCGCACCGCGATGGGCGGGACCAACCCGGGCGTGGTCACCTTCGGGATCTACGGCGACGAGTCCGACGCCAACGGCCTCAAGCGGGTGTCGAACAAGGCGACCCTGAGCGTCACCTACGACAGCGTTCCCGACCTCCCCACCGGCTTCACCGCATCCCCGACCCCGCGCTACGCCTCGAACAACACCAACCAGGGCTGCGAGACGACCGCGAACCCCACCACCTCCGCCTTCCTCGGCAACCCCGGGGCGCAGGGCCTCCAACTCAAGGCGAACGTCTCCAGCCCGACCAGCCCCGCGCAGCCGGTACGCGGCTACTTCGACCTGTGGGATACCGACGGGACCGTCGCCAGCGGTTACACCGGCCTGGCGGCCTCCGGCAACCAGGCCGTCTACACCGTCCCGTCCAGCAAGTTGGAGGACGGCGGCTCCTACGGCTGGGACGTCGCCTCGGACGACGGCATCCTCACCTCCGCGGCCGCGCCCAGCGCGCACTGCCACTTCCGGGTGGACCTGACACCGCCGACGGTCACCGTCCCCACCGCACCCGACCTGATCCCGGCGGGCTCGCTCCCCGTCACCTTCCCGCCCTCGGGCAACGGCCAGGTCACCGGCGTCTTCGCGGGCGGCGGCGGCTGGGTGCCGTTCACCGCGACGGACCCGGCGCCGCACGGCACCCCCTCGGGCCTGGCGTGCATGCACTGGAGCTTCGACCCGACCCTGGCCGACGCGGGCTGGCAGTGCGGCGCCAAGCTCCCGACCTCCGCCGGCCTGGCGGTCTTCCCCACCCACTGGGGCACCAACATCGTCTACATCCAGGCCGAGGACAACGCGGGCAACTACTCCGGCATCGTGCCCTACGCCTTCTATGTGCCGTGGAACCCGCACGGCCCCGCCCCGGTCTTCGGCGACACCACCGGTGACGGCTCCCCCGACGTCGTCATCCCGGCGACCGACGGCAACCTCTACGCCCACTCGGTGCCTGGCAACACCCAGGCCACCAGCCCCGCGGTCAGCCTCGGCGCCAAGGCCATCGACTCCCCCGGCGGCGACGTCTGGAAGAACTACCAGATCAGCCACCGCGGCAGCATGCGCAGCGGGCTCAACGTCGACGACCTGATCGTCCACAAGGCCGGCTCGCCCGGGATGGACTTCTACTTCAATCCGGGGAACACCGGCACCGACGGCCGCTTCGACAAGAAGCAGGAGATCGCCAAGCCGCCGTGCGCCGGCTGCACCGACTACGCCGCCGACTGGTCCACCACCCTCCAGGTGGTCGCGCTCGGCGACGTGTCGAGCACCAGCCTGGACGCCGGCCACTTCGGCCACTACACCGGGCTGCTCACCACCGAGACCAACAGCGCCGGCGACGCGGCCCTGTGGTTCTACCCGACCGTCGCCTACGGGACGCTCGGCGCGCCGGTGAAGGTCGCGGCCACCGGCTGGAAGAACCTGGACCTGATGTCCCCCGGCGACAGCGCGGGCACCGGCAGACCCGGCCTGTGGACCCGTAACCGCGGCACGGGCGACATCGACAGCTACACCCTCACCACCGGCACGACCAGCACCGACGCCAACGGCGACCCGCTGGACGATCCGGCGCCGATCGTCACCGGGGTCAGCGCGGGCACCAAGTTCGGCAACCTGGTCACCGCCAACGACCCGCTCGTCGGCTCGGACGGCGACCTCACCGGCGACGGCATCCCCGACCTGTGGTCGGTCTCCAGCGCCGGCAGCCTCAACATCCGCCCCGGCACCACCGCCACCGGCGCCGCCGGCTCACCGGTGACCGGCACCGCCGCCTTCTACACCATCGGCAGCAACGGCAGCGCCGCCGACCAGTGGCCGCTGAGGAACTCGCTCGCCGACATCGACACCGGCAACCCGGCCACCGCCCACGGCGGCACCAGCTGGGGCACCGACCACACCGGCGCGGCGACCTCCGCGGCCGTCTTCGACGGCTCCACCGGGTACCTGCAGAGCGCGCACGCCGCCTTCGACACCAGCAAGAGCTACACCGTCTCGGCCTGGGTCAAGCTCGGCTCCACCGCCGCCACGATCACCGCGGTCAGCCAGAGCACCGTCAACCACCAGGCCTTCTACCTCGGCTACCAGCAATCCACCCATGACTGGTACTTCCAGACGATCACCACGGACGCCACCACCGGCGTCGGCTTCCCCACGGCGCACGGCGGTACCCGCGACGCGGCCGGCCAGGAACAGCCCGCCGCCACCGGGCTATGGACGCTGATCACCGGTGTCTACGACGCCGACACCCATATCCAGACCCTCTACGTCAACGGAGTCGCCGCCAACACGGCGGCGCAGAACACCACTCCGGTCTACGCCACGGGCGGCCGGCTGAACATCGGCGCCAACGCGATCATCGGCAGCACCGCCCTCTACAACCAGTGGAACGGCTCCGTCGCCGACGTCCGCACCTACCCGGCCGCCCTCACCTCCGACGAGGTGCACCACCTCTACACCACCTCGTAG